The Esox lucius isolate fEsoLuc1 chromosome 5, fEsoLuc1.pri, whole genome shotgun sequence genome includes a region encoding these proteins:
- the cfl1l gene encoding non-muscle cofilin 1-like isoform X1, with the protein MASGIAVHDDVVLTFDKIRVRLQGADKQEQLKLVLFKISDDGKCIIVDEENCLKVKHLENEDDIFKKIVSVMPKEDCRYALYDCSWESKDSPKEDLVFIMWAPENSSIKKKMKYASSKQYIKAKFQGLKFEWQVNDMSDARDNSVFIEKLGGRGVVRKLEGKEV; encoded by the exons GCCTCTGGAATAGCAGTCCATGACGACGTTGTGCTAACATTCGACAAGATCAGAGTTCGTCTCCAGGGGGCCGACAAGCAGGAACAGCTGAAGCTTGTGCTCTTCAAAATCAGCGACGATGGCAAATGTATCATTGTGGATGAGGAAAACTGTCTGAAG GTCAAACACCTGGAAAATGAGGATGACATATTCAAGAAGATTGTCAGCGTCATGCCGAAGGAGGACTGCCGTTATGCCCTCTATGACTGTTCCTGGGAGAGCAAGGACAGCCCCAAGGAAGACCTGGTCTTCATCATGTG ggCCCCAGAAAACTCATCcatcaaaaagaaaatgaaatatgcCAGCTCAAAGCAATACATTAAAGCAAAGTTCCAAG GTCTGAAGTTTGAATGGCAGGTGAACGACATGTCAGATGCCAGAGATAACTCCGTCTTCATTGAGAAactgggagggagaggagttgTTAGAAAACTGGAGGGGAAAGAGGTCTAA
- the cfl1l gene encoding cofilin 1 (non-muscle), like codes for MASGIAVHDDVVLTFDKIRVRLQGADKQEQLKLVLFKISDDGKCIIVDEENCLKVKHLENEDDIFKKIVSVMPKEDCRYALYDCSWESKDSPKEDLVFIMWAPENSSIKKKMKYASSKQYIKAKFQGLFKTPIAQYLGVLLNCPTTISLLVCSL; via the exons GCCTCTGGAATAGCAGTCCATGACGACGTTGTGCTAACATTCGACAAGATCAGAGTTCGTCTCCAGGGGGCCGACAAGCAGGAACAGCTGAAGCTTGTGCTCTTCAAAATCAGCGACGATGGCAAATGTATCATTGTGGATGAGGAAAACTGTCTGAAG GTCAAACACCTGGAAAATGAGGATGACATATTCAAGAAGATTGTCAGCGTCATGCCGAAGGAGGACTGCCGTTATGCCCTCTATGACTGTTCCTGGGAGAGCAAGGACAGCCCCAAGGAAGACCTGGTCTTCATCATGTG ggCCCCAGAAAACTCATCcatcaaaaagaaaatgaaatatgcCAGCTCAAAGCAATACATTAAAGCAAAGTTCCAAG GTCTGTTCAAAACACCAATTGCCCAATACCTTGGTGTCCTATTGAACTGTCCAACAACAATTTCATTGTTGGTTTGCTCTCTATAG
- the LOC106023710 gene encoding myosin-6 has translation MGDMLMEEFGVAGPFLRKPDKERMECQTRTFDIKRECYVPDPEVEYVKGTVSSRDGAKVTVQTEFGKTVVVKEDDCHPQNPPKFDKIEDMAMFTFLHEPAVLFNLKERYAAWMIYTYSGLFCVTVNPYKWLPVYDQSVVNAYRGKKRTEAPPHVFSVSDNAYQYMLSDRENQSVLITGESGAGKTVNTKRVIQYFASIAAVSGKKTAAEEKKGTLEDQIIQANPALEAFGNAKTIRNDNSSRFGKFIRIHFGVSGKLSSADIETYLLEKSRVTFQLKAERDYHIFYQILSQRKPELLEMLLITSNPYDYAFISQGEIAVTSINDSDELMATDDAFDVLGFSQEEKNGIYKLTGSIMHYGNMKFKTKQREEQAEADGTEDVDKIAYLSGLNSADLVKGLCHPRVKVGNEWVTKGQSVDQVYYSIGALAKSIYEKMFLWMVIRINVTLDTKNARQHYIGVLDIAGFEIFDFNTFEQLCINFTNEKLQQFFNHHMFVLEQEEYKKEGIIWEFIDFGMDLAACIDLIERPMGIMSILEEECMFPKASDATFKAKLYDTHLGKNACFQKPKIVKGRPEAHFSLVHYAGTVDYNIGNWLVKNKDPLNETVVGLFQKSSLKFLANLFISYAGVDGGDDKVAGGKKKKGGSFQTVSGLHRENLGKLMTSLRSTHPHFVRCLIPNETKTPGAMENPLVMHQLRCNGVLEGIRICRKGFPNRILYADFKQRYRILNPNAIPEGQFMDNVKAAEKLLGSLDIDHTQYKLGHTKVFFKAGLLGTLEEMRDDRLSLIITGLQAQARGLIARFEFQKIVERREALLVIQWNVRSFMGVKNWPWMKMFFKIKPLLVSAETEKEMANMKEEFLTLKELFAKMDARRKELEEKMVSVLQEKNDLQMAVLSSEDTLGDAEERCEGLIKSKIQLEAKAKELTERLEDEEEMNGELTAKKRKLEDECSELKKDIDDLELTLAKVEKEKHASENKIKNLTEEMAALDEMIAKLTKEKKASQEAHQQTLDDLQSEEDKVNTLTKAKAKLEQQVDDLEGSMEQEKKVRMDLERAKRKLEGDLKLTQESLMDLENDKQQTEERLKKKDFEISQLNSRVEDEQAMSSQLQKKLKELQAHIEELEEELEAERAARAKVEKQRADLSRELEEISERLEEAGGATASQIEMNKKREAEFQKMRRDLEEATLQHEATAATLRKKHADSVADLGEQIDNLQRVKQKLEKEKCELRLELDDVVSNMEQIVKAKTNLEKMCRTLEDQMSEYRTKAEEGQRSINDFTMQRAKLQTENGELARQLEEKDSLVSQLTRGKLSNVQQIEDLKKQLEEEVKAKNALAHAVQSARHDSDLLREQYEEEQEAKAELQRSMSKANAEVAQWRTKYETDAIQKTEELEEAKKKLAQRLQDAEEAVEAVNAKCSSLEKTKHRLQNEIEDLMVDVERSNAAAAVLDKKQRNFDKVLAEWKQKFEESQAELESSQKEARSLSTELFKLKNSYEESLDHLETLKRENKNLQEEISDLTEQLGEGGKSIHELEKIRKQVEQEKAEIQMALEEAESSLEHEEGKILRIQLEYNQIKADIDRKLAEKDEEMEMNKRNQQRVVDTLQSSLESESRSRNEAVRLKKKMEGDLNEMEIQLSQANRQAAEAQKHLKGLHAQLKDSQIQLDDALHGSEDLKENFAIVERRNNLMQAELDELRSLAEQTERGRKLAEQELLDVSERVQLLHSQNNSLLSQKKKSEGDTNQLLTEVEEAVQECRNAEEKAKKAITDAAMMAEELKKEQDTSSHLERMKKNMEQTIKDLQHRLDEAEQIAMNGGKKQIQKLEARVRELETELEMEQKRSSDSVKGVRKYERRIKELTYQNEEDRKNLSRLQDLVDKLQLKVKSYKKTAEEAEEQANSNLAKFRKIQHELDEAEERADIAESQVNKMRAKSRDVGSKKAKAKE, from the exons ATGGGAGACATGTTGATGGAGGAGTTTGGGGTGGCAGGTCCATTTCTGCGTAAACCCGACAAGGAGCGTATGGAATGTCAGACTAGAACTTTTGACATAAAGAGGGAGTGCTATGTGCCCGACCCAGAGGTGGAGTATGTTAAGGGAACGGTCTCCAGTAGAGACGGGGCCAAAGTCACAGTTCAGACTGAGTTTGGAAAG ACTGTAGTTGTAAAGGAAGATGACTGTCACCCCCAAAACCCGCCAAAGTTTGATAAAATTGAGGACATGGCGATGTTCACCTTCCTGCACGAGCCTGCTGTGCTGTTTAACCTCAAAGAGCGTTATGCAGCCTGGATGATCTAC ACCTACTCAGGACTGTTCTGTGTCACTGTCAACCCCTACAAGTGGCTTCCAGTGTACGATCAGTCTGTTGTCAACGCTTACAGAGGCAAGAAGAGGACTGAAGCTCCTCCTCATGTATTCTCTGTCTCTGACAATGCCTACCAATACATGCTGTCAG ACAGGGAAAATCAGTCCGTCCTCATTAC TGGAGAATCCGGTGCTGGAAAGACTGTTAACACCAAGAGAGTCATCCAGTATTTTGCCAGCATTGCTGCTGTTTCTGGAAAGAAAACTGCTGCAGAAGAGAAAAAG GGAACCCTGGAGGATCAAATCATCCAGGCCAATCCTGCTTTGGAGGCTTTTGGCAACGCCAAGACCATCAGGAATGATAACTCCTCCAGATTT GGAAAATTCATCCGAATTCATTTTGGAGTCAGTGGGAAGCTTTCATCTGCTGATATTGAGACGT ATCTTCTGGAGAAGTCACGTGTTACTTTCCAGCTCAAGGCTGAGAGAGACTATCATATCTTCTACCAGATCCTGTCCCAAAGAAAACCAGAACTACTAG AGATGCTTCTCATCACCAGCAATCCCTATGACTATGCCTTCATCTCCCAAGGAGAGATCGCTGTAACTTCCATTAATGATTCTGATGAACTCATGGCTACAGAC GATGCCTTTGATGTTCTGGGCTTTTCCCAAGAGGAGAAGAACGGCATTTACAAGCTGACTGGGTCCATCATGCACTATGGCAACATGAAGTTCAAGaccaaacagagagaggagcaaGCAGAGGCAGATGGCACTGAGG ATGTAGACAAAATCGCATATCTGAGTGGCCTGAACTCTGCTGACCTGGTGAAAGGGTTGTGTCACCCAAGGGTCAAAGTAGGAAATGAATGGGTCACCAAAGGTCAGAGTGTTGACCAG GTATACTACTCTATTGGTGCGCTGGCCAAATCAATCTATGAGAAGATGTTCCTCTGGATGGTCATAAGAATCAACGTTACTCTGGACACCAAAAATGCTCGCCAGCACTACATTGGTGTGTTGGACATCGCTGGCTTTGAAATCTTTGAT TTCAACACCTTTGAGCAGCTGTGCATCAACTTCACTAATGAGAAGCTGCAGCAGTTCTTCAACCACCACATGTTTGTGCTGGAGCAGGAAGAGTATAAGAAGGAGGGAATCATCTGGGAGTTCATTGACTTCGGCATGGACTTGGCTGCCTGCATTGACCTCATTGAAAGG CCCATGGGTATAATGTCCATCCTCGAAGAGGAGTGCATGTTCCCCAAGGCCAGTGATGCGACGTTTAAAGCTAAGCTGTATGACACCCATCTGGGTAAAAATGCCTGCTTCCAGAAACCCAAGATTGTTAAAGGCAGGCCAGAGGCCCATTTCTCCCTGGTTCACTATGCCGGCACAGTTGATTACAACATTGGTAACTGGCTGGTGAAGAACAAGGACCCTTTGAATGAGACTGTGGTCGGACTCTTCCAAAAGTCGAGTCTTAAGTTCCTGGCCAACCTCTTTATCAGCTATGCTGGAGTAGATGGAg GTGATGACAAAGTGGCTGGAGGAAAAAAGAAGAAAGGTGGATCCTTCCAGACTGTGTCAGGACTGCACAGG GAGAACTTGGGTAAACTCATGACCAGCCTGAGGTCCACTCATCCCCACTTTGTGCGCTGCCTCATCCCCAACGAGACCAAGACTCCTGGGGCCATGGAGAACCCCCTGGTCATGCACCAGCTGCGCTGTAACGGGGTGCTGGAAGGCATCCGGATCTGCAGAAAGGGCTTCCCCAACCGGATCCTGTATGCTGACTTCAAACAAAg ATACCGCATCCTCAATCCCAATGCTATCCCTGAGGGCCAGTTCATGGACAATGTGAAGGCTGCAGAAAAACTGCTAGGCTCCCTGGACATTGACCACACCCAGTATAAATTAGGACACACCAAG GTGTTCTTCAAGGCTGGTCTCCTGGGGACCCTTGAGGAGATGAGAGACGACCGTCTCTCCCTCATCATCACTGGCCTACAGGCTCAAGCACGTGGTCTAATCGCCAGATTTGAGTTCCAGAAAATTGTTGAACGCAG GGAAGCATTACTTGTGATTCAATGGAACGTGCGTTCCTTTATGGGGGTCAAGAATTGGCCCTGGATGAAGATGTTCTTCAAGATAAAACCTCTGTTGGTTTCAGCAGAGACTGAAAAGGAGATGGCCAACATGAAAGAAGAATTCCTGACGCTTAAAGAGCTTTTTGCTAAAATGGATGCCCGTCGAAAGGAGCTGGAAGAGAAGATGGTCTCTGTTCTCCAAGAGAAGAATGACCTACAAATGGCTGTCTTATCT TCAGAAGACACACTTGGTGATGCTGAAGAAAGATGTGAGGGTCTGATAAAGAGCAAGATCCAGCTTGAGGCCAAAGCCAAAGAGCTGACAGAGAggctggaggatgaggaggagatgaatgGAGAGCTGACTGCTAAGAAGAGGAAGCTGGAAGACGAGTGCTCTGAACTAAAGAAGGACATCGATGACCTGGAGCTCACCCTGGCcaaagtggagaaggagaaacaTGCCTCAGAAAACAAG ATTAAAAACCTGACCGAAGAGATGGCAGCTCTCGATGAAATGATTGCCAAGCTGACCAAGGAGAAGAAAGCTTCTCAGGAGGCACATCAGCAAACCCTGGATGACCTGCAGAGTGAAGAGGACAAGGTCAACACTCTGACCAAGGCCAAAGCCAAACTGGAACAGCAAGTTGATGAT CTTGAAGGGTCTATGGAGCAAGAGAAGAAGGTGAGGATGGACCTTGAGAGAGCCAAAAGAAAGCTGGAGGGAGATTTAAAGTTGACCCAGGAAAGCCTAATGGACCTGGAGAATGACAAGCAGCAGACTGAGGAGAGGCTGAAGAA GAAGGACTTTGAAATTAGCCAACTCAACAGCAGAGTTGAAGATGAGCAAGCCATGAGTTCCCAGCTCCAGAAGAAACTGAAGGAGCTGCAG GCTCATATCGAGGAGCTGGAGGAAGAGCTGGAAGCTGAGCGAGCTGCTCGTGCCAAAGTGGAGAAACAGAGAGCTGACTTGTCCAGAGAGCTGGAGGAGATCAGCGAGAGGCTGGAGGAGGCCGGAGGAGCCACTGCTTCCCAGATTGAGATGAACAAGAAGAGGGAGGCTGAGTTCCAGAAGATGCGACGAGACCTCGAAGAAGCCACTCTGCAGCATGAGGCCACAGCCGCCACTCTGAGGAAGAAACACGCTGATAGTGTAGCTGACCTGGGAGAGCAGATTGACAACCTCCAGAGAGTCAAGCAGAAACTGGAGAAGGAGAAGTGTGAGCTCAGGCTGGAGTTAGATGATGTGGTCTCCAACATGGAGCAGATTGTCAAGGCGAAG ACAAACTTGGAGAAAATGTGTCGCACTCTAGAGGACCAGATGAGTGAATACAGAACAAAAGCTGAGGAAGGACAGCGATCCATCAATGACTTCACAATGCAGAGAGCCAAGCTTCAAACTGAGAATG GTGAACTTGCCAGACAGTTGGAGGAAAAAGACTCTTTGGTCTCCCAGCTGACCAGAGGTAAGTTGTCTAATGTTCAGCAGATTGAAGATCTCAAGAAACAGCTAGAGGAGGAAGTCAAG GCAAAGAACGCACTTGCCCATGCAGTGCAGTCTGCTCGCCATGACTCCGATCTTCTGAGAGAGCAGtatgaggaggagcaggaggccaAGGCAGAGCTGCAGAGGAGCATGTCCAAGGCCAACGCTGAGGTGGCCCAGTGGAGAACCAAGTATGAAACTGATGCCATTCAGAAGACGGAAGAGCTTGAAGAAGCAAA GAAGAAGCTAGCTCAGCGTCTGCAGGATGCAGAGGAAGCTGTAGAAGCTGTAAATGCTAAATGTTCCTCCCTGGAAAAGACCAAACACAGACTCCAGAATGAGATTGAAGATCTGATGGTGGATGTAGAGCGATCCAATGCAGCTGCCGCCGTTCTGGACAAGAAGCaaaggaactttgacaag GTCCTGGCTGAGTGGAAGCAGAAGTTTGAGGAGTCTCAAGCTGAGCTGGAAAGCTCCCAGAAAGAGGCCAGATCTCTCAGCACTGAGCTCTTTAAACTCAAGAACTCATATGAAGAGTCTCTGGATCATCTGGAGACCTTGAAGAGGGAGAACAAGAACCTGCAAG AGGAAATCTCTGACCTGACTGAGCAACTTGGTGAGGGAGGAAAGAGCATACATGAGCTGGAGAAGATCCGTAAACAGGTTGAGCAGGAGAAGGCTGAAATACAAATGGCTCTAGAGGAAGCTGAG AGTTCCCTGGAGCATGAGGAGGGAAAGATCCTGAGAATTCAGCTTGAGTATAACCAGATCAAAGCTGATATTGATCGAAAACTTGCAGAGAAGGATGAGGAAATGGAGATGAATAAGAGAAACCAGCAGAGAGTAGTAGATACCCTGCAAAGCTCCTTGGAGTCAGAGAGTCGCAGCAGGAATGAGGCTGTCCGACtgaagaagaagatggagggagatctGAATGAGATGGAGATCCAGCTGAGCCAGGCCAACAGGCAGGCAGCAGAGGCCCAGAAGCATCTTAAAGGACTCCATGCCCAACTGAAG GATTCTCAAATACAGCTGGACGATGCTCTCCATGGCAGTGAGGACCTTAAGGAGAActttgccattgtggagagacGCAACAACCTGATGCAAGCTGAACTGGATGAGCTCAGGTCCTTGGCGGAGCAGACTGAGAGAGGCCGGAAACTGGCTGAGCAGGAATTGCTGGATGTTAGTGAGAGAGTTCAGCTGCTACACTCACAG AACAACAGCCTGCTGAGCCAGAAGAAGAAGTCAGAGGGCGACACAAACCAGCTTTTGACTGAAGTAGAAGAGGCAGTGCAGGAATGCAGGAATGCTGAGGAAAAGGCCAAGAAGGCCATTACTGATGCTGCCATGATGGCAGAGGAGCTGAAGAAAGAGCAGGACACCAGTTCTCACCTagagaggatgaagaagaacATGGAGCAGACCATCAAAGACCTGCAGCACCGCCTGGATGAGGCTGAACAAATCGCCATGAATGGAGGCAAGAAGCAGATCCAGAAGCTGGAGGCCAGA GTGAGGGAGCTAGAGACTGAGCTAGAAATGGAGCAAAAGAGGAGCAGTGATTCTGTGAAAGGAGTCCGCAAATATGAAAGACGAATCAAGGAGCTCACCTACCAG AATGAGGAAGATCGTAAGAATTTGAGCCGTCTACAGGACTTGGTGGATAAACTGCAGCTGAAGGTCAAATCCTACAAGAAGACTGCAGAGGAGGCC GAGGAACAAGCCAATTCTAATTTGGCCAAGTTTCGCAAGATTCAACATGAACTGGatgaggcagaggagagagctGACATTGCTGAGTCTCAGGTCAATAAGATGAGAGCCAAGTCTCGTGATGTCGGTTCCAAG AAAGCAAAAGCTAAGGAGTGA